Proteins found in one Deltaproteobacteria bacterium genomic segment:
- a CDS encoding ATP-dependent helicase, translating into MTDTSNARGAERLNRFPTFCVRCQRRVPENHGRLLRTAEGYAADCGGMTLAPASKWENFVPSRFQAAIPEALKNLPHVVLAAVAGSGKTKTLEWLANVFPHLLGRTLALSFNRQIAEELRCRMGGAVECRTLNSFGGGALTAWLRTTGIKEPGKPDEHKLRKLAARLYPVENHPHAEAHRALQAPLVEIAELEQATLACNPAKIAENYGVDLGEADVGLLYQAVPVLVAAAREEAERGWYDFNDQIMLPAVDPRIAVPTFDTVLIDEAQDVNEAQMRLVLKAAGKEGRVIAVGDRYQAIYGFRGAGIAAFDDLLTGLRATARGAVELPLSICYRCPQVVGALVNERNLLVDAAGVRTAFEVREDAPEGRILDLHEASLVDAILDLGDVATQKGAVMVLCPRNAPLVRPCLALLTEGVKASIRGRDIGASIVNMIYKVNPGAKRTKETKIVGQQQVSVLVKCLTAHVEKAVEKLRKAEKLNEAQKITDQADVILAFAASAESVSEIVHGLERIFSDSTEGVVLSTVHRAKGLEARHVYLMEDWLMPWPQAKQTWERRQGLNLKYVAYTRAQETLTFVYDDRHLPEDRDEDEACGPPARDETPEDRAQEALEAFAEESEVTPEESEAALDDLAVAPATPEEETAAAVATEAARLRGLPTWPATGDGAYDPPLLADWREIAAAYQAAGVVATLDRPEGWRQHALTLVLGGVTVRVSTTCDGEGPARTKGANAIDVVRVNAHGRPIGGKRKVLRRAGWRGRVAERVNALLLGV; encoded by the coding sequence ATGACCGACACGAGCAACGCCCGCGGCGCCGAGCGCCTCAACCGCTTCCCGACGTTCTGCGTCCGCTGCCAGCGGCGCGTCCCCGAGAACCACGGACGGCTCTTGCGGACCGCCGAGGGCTACGCCGCCGACTGCGGCGGCATGACCCTCGCCCCGGCGTCGAAGTGGGAGAACTTCGTCCCGTCCCGCTTCCAGGCGGCGATCCCCGAGGCCCTCAAGAACCTCCCGCACGTCGTCCTGGCCGCCGTCGCCGGCAGTGGCAAGACCAAGACCTTGGAGTGGCTCGCGAACGTCTTCCCGCACCTCCTCGGGAGGACGCTGGCGCTCTCCTTCAACCGCCAGATCGCGGAGGAGCTTCGCTGCCGCATGGGCGGCGCGGTCGAGTGCCGGACCCTGAACTCGTTCGGCGGGGGCGCGCTCACGGCGTGGCTCCGCACGACGGGGATCAAGGAGCCCGGCAAGCCGGACGAGCACAAGCTCCGCAAGCTCGCGGCGCGCCTCTACCCGGTCGAGAACCACCCCCACGCCGAGGCCCACCGGGCGCTCCAGGCCCCGCTGGTCGAGATCGCCGAGTTGGAGCAGGCGACCCTTGCCTGCAACCCGGCGAAGATCGCGGAGAACTACGGGGTCGACCTCGGGGAGGCCGACGTCGGCCTCCTATACCAGGCCGTCCCGGTCCTCGTGGCCGCCGCCCGCGAGGAGGCCGAGCGGGGCTGGTACGACTTCAACGACCAGATCATGCTGCCGGCGGTCGACCCGCGGATCGCGGTCCCGACGTTCGACACGGTCCTCATCGACGAGGCCCAGGACGTCAACGAGGCGCAGATGCGCCTCGTGCTGAAGGCCGCCGGCAAGGAGGGCCGCGTGATCGCGGTCGGTGACCGCTACCAGGCGATCTACGGCTTCCGCGGGGCCGGGATCGCCGCCTTCGACGACCTGCTGACGGGGCTGCGCGCGACGGCGCGCGGCGCGGTCGAGCTTCCGCTGTCGATCTGCTACCGCTGCCCCCAGGTCGTCGGCGCGCTCGTCAACGAGCGGAACCTGCTGGTCGACGCCGCGGGGGTGCGGACCGCGTTTGAGGTCCGCGAGGACGCCCCCGAGGGGCGGATCCTCGACCTCCACGAGGCCTCGCTCGTGGACGCGATCCTCGACCTGGGCGACGTCGCCACCCAGAAGGGGGCCGTCATGGTCCTCTGCCCGCGCAACGCGCCGCTCGTCCGGCCGTGCCTGGCGCTCCTCACCGAGGGCGTCAAGGCCTCGATCCGCGGGCGCGACATCGGGGCCTCGATCGTCAACATGATCTACAAGGTCAACCCCGGCGCGAAGCGGACCAAGGAGACGAAGATCGTCGGCCAGCAGCAGGTGTCGGTCCTCGTCAAGTGCCTCACGGCCCACGTCGAGAAGGCCGTCGAGAAGCTCCGCAAGGCCGAGAAGCTCAACGAGGCCCAGAAGATCACGGACCAGGCCGACGTGATCCTCGCCTTCGCGGCGAGCGCCGAGTCGGTGTCGGAGATCGTTCACGGGCTGGAGAGGATCTTCTCCGACTCGACCGAGGGGGTCGTCCTCTCGACGGTCCACCGCGCGAAGGGGCTGGAGGCCCGCCACGTCTACCTCATGGAGGACTGGCTCATGCCGTGGCCGCAGGCGAAGCAGACCTGGGAGAGGAGGCAGGGGCTGAACCTCAAGTACGTGGCCTACACCCGGGCGCAGGAGACCCTGACCTTCGTCTACGACGACCGCCACCTGCCCGAGGACCGGGACGAGGACGAGGCCTGCGGGCCGCCGGCCCGCGACGAGACGCCCGAGGACCGGGCCCAGGAGGCCCTGGAGGCGTTCGCGGAGGAGTCCGAGGTCACGCCCGAGGAGTCCGAGGCCGCCCTGGACGACCTCGCCGTGGCGCCCGCCACGCCCGAGGAGGAGACCGCCGCCGCCGTCGCCACCGAGGCCGCCCGCCTGCGCGGGCTGCCGACGTGGCCCGCGACCGGGGACGGCGCCTACGACCCGCCCCTCCTCGCGGACTGGCGGGAGATCGCCGCCGCCTACCAGGCGGCGGGCGTCGTCGCGACGCTCGACCGCCCCGAGGGCTGGCGCCAGCACGCGCTGACGCTCGTCCTGGGGGGCGTCACCGTCCGCGTCAGCACGACGTGTGACGGCGAGGGCCCCGCGCGGACGAAGGGCGCGAACGCGATCGACGTCGTCAGGGTCAACGCGCACGGCCGTCCGATCGGTGGCAAGCGCAAGGTGCTCCGCCGCGCCGGGTGGCGCGGGCGGGTCGCCGAGCGGGTGAACGCGCTCCTGCTGGGGGTGTAG
- a CDS encoding DUF3846 domain-containing protein gives MRVVIKRPGSDPEEQEMQSTLQAAQRLVDGLIEIPALPGLPRGVDLVCNEEGLLKGMRPNLAVQGGTLIVGPVVFLSHTRDGEWQGLTDKQVKEVFAYCGKTSVEARYARATVSVVKAVAKDVVAESESKSNKKSNKKNNKEVS, from the coding sequence ATGCGAGTCGTGATCAAGCGCCCCGGGAGCGATCCCGAGGAGCAGGAGATGCAGAGCACGCTTCAGGCCGCGCAGCGGCTGGTCGACGGCCTGATCGAAATCCCGGCCCTGCCGGGGCTCCCCAGGGGCGTCGACCTCGTCTGCAACGAGGAGGGCCTCCTCAAGGGCATGCGGCCGAACCTCGCGGTCCAGGGCGGCACCCTGATCGTGGGCCCGGTCGTGTTCCTGAGCCACACCCGCGACGGGGAGTGGCAGGGGCTGACGGACAAGCAGGTCAAGGAGGTCTTCGCCTACTGCGGGAAGACCTCGGTCGAGGCGCGCTACGCGCGCGCCACCGTGTCGGTGGTGAAGGCCGTCGCGAAGGACGTGGTGGCCGAGTCGGAGTCGAAGTCCAACAAGAAGTCCAACAAGAAGAACAACAAGGAGGTCTCGTGA